The DNA region GTACGCGTGAATGATCGGCGCGGCCTGCCGCGCCGGCAGTTCCCGCAGCAGCGCCGGATTCTGCGCGGCCTGCGGCAGCACTCGCGATTCACGCAGCGCCGCTTCCAGCTCGGGCCGCAGCTGATTCGTGTACAGGGTGCCGAAGACGGTGGTGCCGAACGCGCTGCCGATGGTCCGGAAGAAAGTGACGCCGGAGGTGGCGGTCCCCAGATCCGAGTACGGCACGCTGTTCTGCACCGCGATGGTCAGCACCTGCATGGCCAGACCGACGCCCAGACCCAGGATCAGCATGTACAGCGACATCTGCCAGACGCCGGTGTCGGGACCCATGGTCGACATCAGGTACAGGCCCACCGCCATCACCGCGCACCCGATGATCGGGAACGCCTTGTAGTGCCCGGTCTTCCCGACGATATTGCCGGACAGGATGGAGGTGAAGAACAGCCCGACCACCAGCGGCAGCGTGCGAATGCCGGACGCGGTCGCCGAAACGCCTTCCACGTATTGCAGATACGCGGGCAGGTAGGTCATCGCGCCCAGCAGCGCGAAGCCGACGATGAAGCTCAGGATCGAGCACACCGTGAAGACGTTGCTGCGGAACAGGTGCATGGGCAGCATGGGTTCCCGCGCCCGGAACTCCGCGGCCACGAACAGCGCCAGCAGCACCGCGGCCGCCGCGAACAGGCCGATGATGGTGGGCGAGGTCCACGCGTATTCCTGTCCGCCCCACTCCAATCCGAGGATCAGGCAGGTGACGCCGACCGCGACCAGCGCGATGCCCAGGTAGTCCACGATCGGCCTCACCACCGCCCGGGTCATGGGGATGGTGCGGGCCGCGGCCACGATCATGACGATGGCGACCGGCACGTTCACGTAGAAGCACCAGCGCCAGCTCAGATGGTCGGTGAACAGTCCGCCCAGCGTCGGCCCGAGGACAGTGGTGATGCCGAAGACCGCGCCCAGCGCGCCTTGATATTTGCCGCGTTCGCGCAACGGGATCACGTCGGCGATCAGGGCCATGGAGGTGACCATGAGCCCGCCCGCGCCGAGGCCCTGGATGGCGCGCGCGACGATGAGCAACGTCATGCCGTGCGAGAGGCCGGCGATCATCGAGCCGACGATGAAGATGCCGCCGCTGATCTGGAACACCAGTTTGCGGCCGAAGAGGTCACCGAATTTTCCGGACAGGGCGGTCGCGATGGCCTCGGCCACCAGGTACGAGGTGACCACCCAGGCCATGTGGCCGGCCCCGCCCAGGTCCGCCACGATGGTGGGCAGGGCGGTGGAGACGATGGTGGAGTCCAGCGCGGCCATCAGCATGCCGAGCGCGACGGTTCCGAAGACGACATTCCTTCGGCTCCGGCTCAGCGGGGGCGGCGGCACGGGCTTGTCGGCGGTGACGCTGACACCGGTCATCGGCCCAGTATGTGGCGCTCACCAGCGAAGATGTGGCAACGACACGGCAAATCGGGCAGCGGGCGAGACATTCGGCGAGTTCAGCCTACCGCCGGAACTTACTCTGGAGTAAGGTCAGGGCAGCGAGTGCGACGCCGCACATCGAACGCCGAACCTGCGAGGTCAAAACATGGCATGGAAGCCCAGTGACGTCCGCGACCAGACCGGGCGCACCTTCGTCATCACCGGAGCCAACGGAGGCCTCGGCGAACAGACCACCAAGGTGCTCGCGGGCAAGGGCGCGACCGTGATCATGGCATGCCGCAATGCCGCCAAGGCCCAGGACGTGGCCGACCGCATCGACGGCGACGTGCGGGTCGCGAGCCTCGACCTGGCCAGCCTGGACTCGGTGCGCGCCTTCGCCGAGAACACCGGCGAATTCGACGTCCTGATCAACAACGCGGGCCTGATGAACATCCCGTTCTCGCGAACCGAAGACGGCTTCGAAACCCAGTGGGGCGTCAACCATCTCGGCCACTTCGCGCTGACCGGGCTGCTGCTGGACAAGATCGGCGACCGGGTCGTCAGCCTGGCCTCGATCGCCCACAAGCAGACCCCCAAGCTGTGGATCGACGACCTCAACTACGAGCACCGCCGCTACCAGCGCAACCTCGCCTACGCGCAGGCCAAGCTGTCCAACCTGATGTTCGCGCGGGAGCTGCAGCATCGGCTCGCGGCCGCGGGTTCGACCAAGCGCTCCTACGCCGTGCACCCGGGCGTGTCGGCCACCGACCTCTTCGCGCACACCGAAACCCCCCTCGACAAGATCTCCAAGCCATTCATCCGGATCGTGGGCCAGTCCCCCTTCCACGCCGCCTACTCCTCGATCTTCGCGGCCACCGAGACCGACGCCGACCCGAACACCTACTGGGGTCCGACCCGCTTCTTCGGCAGCCAGGGCCCGGTCGAGGCATCGCCGTCGAGCAAGATTTCCCGGGATCCGGAACTGCAGCGCCGGCTCTGGGAGGAATCCGAGCGTTTGACCGGGGTCACATTCAAGTTCTGATCAGCAGACCTGCCTACTACGCGACCCGTAGTAGGCAGGTACCGTGGAGTGCGTGTCCGCTCCCCCACGCCGCCCGGCCCTGATCGTGTTCGTGGTCGTGGCGTTCACGGCGTGCCTGGGACTGGGGTACTGGCAGTGGACCCGGTTCGAATCGGGCGGCGGCACCTATCAGAATCTCGGCTACGCGCTGCAATGGCCGCTCTTCGCCGGCTTCGTGGTCTGGGCCTATCTGCGATTCGTGCGGCTGGAGCAGGAAGTCGGGCAGGACGAACTCCCGGTTCCCGACAGCGCCGGCGAAGCCCCGACCACCCGCCCGCGCCGGCCCAAACCGGCCGCGCCGCGTGAGATCCCGGCGGGCCTGCTGCCGGAACGCCCCACAGCCGCCCGGGACGACGATCCCGAGCTCGCCGAATACAACAGGTATCTGGCCGATCTGCACGCCCGCGACATGGACGACAAGGTCCGTGACGCCGGTCTGCACCACATCGAGAGGAGCGCCGGATGAGCGCCAGCGACAACACCGCAGCATCCCCCGTCGCCGGTGAGACCACCACGCTGGCGCCCCGCCCGCTGGGGTCCGCCGCGCCCGAGAAGATCCGCGGCGCGCTGACCCGCTACCGCGCCCTCGCCTACATCACCGGCGTCTGGCTGCTGGTGCTGTGCGGCGAGATGGTCTACAAGTACCTGCTGCTCGACGACAGCAGCACCGCCCCGCACTGGCTGTTCTACATCGGCCAGGTGCACGGCATCTTCTACATGCTCTACCTGGTCTTCACCATCGACCTGGGCATCAAGGCGCGCTGGCAGCCGATGACCACGTTCCTGACCTGCCTGGCGGGCACCATCCCGTTCCTGTCCTTCGTGTTCGAGCACAACCGGACCCGGGAAGTGAAGAGCGCCTTCGGTCTCTGACCGACAGCAGACAGCCGAAAGGGGTTCGAGGACCAGGTCCTCGAACCCCTTTCTAGTCTGCGGGATTCAGTTCCCGGCCAGCGCCGCCAGCGCGGGAAGCAGCTGACGCAGGGCGCGGCCGCGGTGCGAGGCGGCGTCCTTCTCGGCCGGGGTGAGCTGGGCCGAGGAGACCTCGCCGCCGTCCGGGTAGAACAGCGGGTCGTAACCGAAACCGCCGTCGCCCTGCGGCTTCCGGCCGATCACGCCCGGCCATTCACCGCGCACGACCGCTTCTACGCCGGCGCCGACCAGGGCGCAGGCGGAGACGAAGCGGGCGCCGCGACGCTCGTCGGGGACATCGCCGAGCTGGGCCAGCAGCAGGGTGTTGTTGGCCTCGTCATTGCCGTGGGTGCCCGACCAGCGGGCCGAGAGCACGCCGGGCATGCCGTTGAGCGCGTCCACCTCCAGCCCGGAATCGTCTGCGACGCAGGCCAATCCGGTGGCGGCGAAACCGTCGCGGGCCTTGGCGAGGGCATTGCCCTCGAAGGTCGGGGCGGTCTCGGGCGCCTCGTCGTAGGGAGGGACGTCGTTCAGGCCGACGATCTCGATGCCCGCGATACCGGCCTCATCCAGGATGCGGCGCAGCTCGTTCAGCTTCTTGACATTGCGGCTGGCGACCAGGACGCGACGGGTCATCGCTTCTTGGACTCCTCGGGCTCGGGCAGCACGCCCGGGTACGGCAGCGCCAGGGCTTCCTTCTGCACCACGAACAGCTGCTCACAGCCCGCCAGCGCGGAATCGAGCAGCTTGTCGAGGGTGGAGCGCGGGAAGGTGGCGCCCTCGCCGGTGCCCTGGATCTCGACCAGGGTGCCGGTGTCGGTGGCGACCACGTTCATGTCGACCTCGGCGCGCGAATCCTCCTCGTAGGGCAGGTCCAGGCGCACCCGGCCGTCGACCACGCCCACGCTCACCGCGGCGATGGCGCAGGAGATCGGTTGCGGGTCGGCCAGTTTCCCGGCCGCGCCCAGGTAGGTGATGGCGTCCGAGAGCGCCACGTACGCGCCGGTGATGGCCGCGGTGCGGGTGCCGCCGTCGGCCTGCAGCACGTCACAGTCCAGGGCGATGGTGTTCTCACCGATGGCGGCCAGGTCGATGCAGGCGCGCAGCGAGCGGCCGATCAGCCGGGAGATCTCCTGGGTGCGGCCACCGACCTTGCCCTTCACCGACTCTCGGCCCGAGCGGGTGTGGGTGGCGGCGGGCAGCATGGCGTATTCGGCCGTCAGCCAGCCCAATCCGGAATCGCGCCGCCACGGCGGCACGCCGTCGTTCACGCTGGCGGTGCACATCACCCGCGTCTGCCCGAACTCCACCAGCACCGACCCCGCCGGGTGCGAGGTGAATCCCCGGGTGATCTTCACGTCGCGGAGTTCGTCATCCGCCCTGCCATCGGCTCGTTTCGACACGCGCACAGCCTAGCTCCCCCGCCTCCCCGGAACTTCAGCGGACAACTGTGTGCCGTCAACTGTCGTGCACCCGTGCCTGCGGCCGGGTGCCGAACCCATTTTGGGCGTACCCGGGGAGTTACCCCGACCGTTACGAAATCAGTCGTCGCGTCAGATATCGAAAGCTTCGCCGGGGGACACCGCGTGGACGGGGCCCGAGAAGACTGCCTTCGCTTCGGCAATCACGTCCTCGCGGGACGTCCACGGCGGGATGTGGGTGAGCAGCAGTTCGCCGACGCCCGCGCGGGCGGCGATCAGGCCCGCCTCATGGCCGGAGAGGTGGATGCCCGGCGGGCGGTTGGCCGGGTCGTGGGTCCAGGACGCCTCGGAGAGCAGAACGTCTGCGCCGCTGGCCAACTCGAAGACCTCGTCGCACAGGGCGGTGTCGCCGGTGTAGACCAGGGTCTTGCCGGCCGCGGTGGTGATGCGCAGGCCGTAGGACTCCGGCGGGTGGAACATGCGCCGGGCCTCGACGGTGTGGCCGGTGCCGAACGGGATCGGCGTACTCGCCTGCCAGGGCCGCATGTCGATGACATCGGACCAGTCGTCGGTCTCGCCGCCGATCTCGGCGGAGGCGTTGCCGATCCGCAGCGAGGTGTCGGCCGGGCCGTAGACGACGGCCTTCCCCGACGGCGGATTCGGGTGGTAGCGACGCCACACCAGCAGACCCGGCAAATCCAGGCAGTGATCGGCGTGCAGATGGGTGAGGAAGATGTCGACCTCACCCGGATCCAGGTGACGCTGCAGCGCACCGAGCACGCCGGGTCCGAAATCGATGACGGTCGGTGTCATATCCGGGCCGGTCAGCAAGTAACCCGACGCCGGGGAATCCGGGCCGGACACGCTGCCCGAGCACCCGAGGACGGTGAGGCGCATTCCCCCATGCTGCCACGCTGCATTCTCACTCAAAGGAGGGATCCCCCAAATCGCCGACCGCGACCAGCGTCACCCCTACGACGCGAGACGGCCGGCGTCAGCCCCGCGACGATGACGACGTTCATGAGCAGAGAGTACCCACCCGGCAACCACTCCACCTATCGCCCCGAAAAGATGTCCTTGCCAAGAGATTTCCGGGTTGGTCGGCAGCACGCCCCACAAGATCGACCCGTAGACCACCAGCACCCCCAGACCGACCGCGATCTGCACCACATTTCGCGAGAACCAGCCCCAGCAGATCAGATAGGTGAGCCAGCCGAACACCAGCCCCGACGCACCCACCGACACCGTGTGCGGCGCCGCCGTCAACCACACCCCGAGCCCGCCGATCACCCAGATCAACGCCGTGGCCGCCAGCCCGCGACCGATCCCGGTCAACAGCGTGAGCAGGCCGAGCACGATCACCGGCAGCGTGTTCGCGAACAGGTGACCCCAATTGGCATGCAGCACAGGCGCGAACAGGATGCCGGTCAGACCCTCACCGCTGCGCGGCTTCACACCGGCCTGCTCCAACCGGCCGCCGCTGAGGCTGTCCACCCCTTCCACGCCGTACAGCAATGCCGTGAAACCCAATGTCATAGCAATGGCACGCTGCCACAGCAACTTCAGAGCACCCGGACCGCCCGGGCGGGAATCGCCGCCGTTCGAGGCGATCGGGCCGCCCGCGGGCTTGGCCATCTGCTCCCGCAGCCGTGCGATCCGATCCGGATCGAACGACGCGCCCATGCCGCCACCAGTGCTCATGGCAAGACCTCCTGCCCCGAGCGTACCGCCGGATCAGGCCCAGAGCTGGCCGTCGAGCCGCTCCTCCGCCTCTTCGAGAGTGCCGTCGTAGGCGCCGGTGGACAGGTACTTCCAGCCGCCGTCGGCGACCACGAACGCGATATCGGCACGCTGCCCGGCCTTCTGGGCCTTCTTGGCGACACCGAGCGCGGCATGCAGGATCGCGCCCGTCGAGATGCCCGCGAAAATGCCCTCCTCCAGCACCAATTCGCGGGTGCGGCGGACCGCGTCATACGGGCCGACCGAGAAACGGGAGGTCAGCACCGACTCGTCGTACAGCTCGGGCACGAAGCCCTCGTCGAGATTGCGCAGCCCGTAGACCAGTTCGCCGTAGCGGGGCTCGGCGGCGACGATATCGATGCCGGGCACCTTCTCGCGCAGGAAACGGCCGGTGCCCATGAGCGTGCCCGTGGTGCCCAGACCCGCCACGAAATGCGTGATCTCGGGCAGATCGGCGAGGATCTCCGGGCCGGTGGTCTCGTAGTGCGCGAGCGCGTTGGCCGGATTGCCGTACTGGTAGAGCATCACCCAGTCCGGATTCTCGGCCGCGATCTGCTTGGCCAGCGCCACGGCCTGATTGGAGCCGCCCGCGGCCGGGGAGTCGATGATCTCCGCGCCGAACATGGTGAGCAGCTGCCGCCGCTCCACCGAGGTGTTCTCCGGCATCACGCACACCAGGCGATAGCCCTTGAGCTTGGCCGCCATGGCCAGCGAGATGCCGGTATTGCCGCTGGTGGGCTCGAGGATCGTGCAGCCGGGCGTGAGCCGCCCGTCGGCCTCGGCCTGCTCGATCATGCGCAGGGCCGGGCGATCCTTGATGGAACCGGTCGGATTGCGGTCCTCCAGCTTGGCCCACAGCCGCACATGGTCGTCGCCGTCCCACTTCGGGGACAGGTTCTTCAAACCCACCAGCGGAGTGTTGCCCAGTGTCGCGATCAGCGACTCGTAGCGCGCCACGGCTAGCGCGCGCCGCCGGCGACCGCCGGAAGGATGGTGACGGTGCCGTCGGCCGGCACCTCGGCCTCCAGGCCGCCGGTGAAACGCACGTCCTCGTCGTCGACGTAGATATTGACGTAGCGCTTGAGCCTGCCGTCCTCGAGCAGCTTGCCCGCCAGGCCCGGGTAATTGGCGTCCAGGTCGGCGATGACCGCCGCCAGGGTCGCGCCCTGGGCCTGAACTCGCTTCTCACCCTTGGTGATCGGGCGCATGATGGTCGGAATGGACACGGTGACCGGCATCGGGGGACTCCTCTTTCTCGGGTGGGCGGCTAGGCGGGGTAGGCGGCGACGATCTCGACCGGCTCCTCGGTGACGACACCGTCGAGGATCCGGTAGCTGCGCAGGTCGTGCACCTGCGGATCGCGGGTGGAGATCAGCACGTAGTGGGCGTTCGGCTCGGACGCGAAGGACACGTCGGTGCGGCTCGGATAGGCCTCGGTCGCGGTGTGCGAGTGGTAGATCACCACCGGCTCCTCGTCGGCCGCGTCCAGCTCCCGCCACAACCGCAGGTGCTCGTCGGAATCGAACTCGTAGAAGGTGGGCGAGCGCGCCGCATTGACCATGGGCACGAAACGCTCCGGCCGATCCGCGCCCTCGGGGCCCGCGAGAATGCCGCAGGCCTCGTCGGGGTGGTCGGCGCGCGCATGGGCGACCATCGCCTCCACCAGGTCGGCCCTGATCACCAGCACGATCGCATCCTTCCGTCCACGCCGAAGCCCCGGCCGAACGGCCGAAACGCTCCCGTCAACAGGTGAGAATATGCGGGTATTCCCGCACCGCCCGCGCAACCCGAGCGCTACCCGCCGAACAGGTCGCGGTAGGACGGGATGCCCGCCACCGTCGTCGCGGACAGGATGGCGTCCACGATCGCCCGCTCCACACAGACCGCGGCCGCCGTGCACAACTGGTCCAGGATCAGCAGATCCGCGGGAAACGCCGGAGGCAGCGGGAAATTCGGCTGCTGCTCGGCGGTACCGGTGGCCAGCGCGAACAGGGTGTCGCCGTCCAGCGGGGAATGCGCGGGCCGGATCGCCCGCGCCAGGCCGTCGTGCGCGGTAGTGGCCAGGCGGCGGCAGGCCGCCGGATCCAGGGCGGCGTCGGTGGCGACCGCGCCGATCGTGGTGTTGAGCACGGTGCCCTTCACCGCCAGCGCGTTCGCGGCCGTCAACTGCGCGGCCGTGGGGGCGCGCAGGCCGAAGAACTCGGGGCCGTCGGTGCCCGCGCCCCACGGGAATCCGGTGCGCGGATCGAAGACCGAGCCGACCGGATTGGCCACGATCACCGCGCCCACCGTGATGCCCGCGGCCGGGCCGTCGGTGAAACGCACACTGGCGGTACCGATTCCGCCCTTGATCGAGCCCGCCCGCGCACCCACGCCCGCACCGGCGCTGCCGCGCGCGAACTCCGGGCCCGCGGCGTCGGCGGCCAGGAATCCGGCGTCCGCGCCGGGCCGAATGTCCCACGCGCCCACCGGAAGATCGAAGATCACCGCGCCCGGCACGATCGGCACCACCCGCGACGGGTCGGCCGGATCCATCGGAATCCCCTCCCGATGCTCCTCCAGCCAGCGCATGACGCCGTCCGCCGCGGCCAGCCCGTAGGCACTGCCGCCGGTCAGCAGGATCGCGTTCGCCTGCCGCACAGTGTTTCCCGGATCCAGCAGGTCGGTCTCCCGGGTGCCCGGCCCGCCGCCGCGCACATCCACCGAGGCGACCGCGCCGCCCGGCACGCGCACCACCGTGCAGCCGGTCGCCGCACCCGCGCCGAGGGTGGCGTTCGGGTCCAGGACATGGTGGTGGCCGACCAGCACCCCGCCGACGTCCGTGATCGAATTACGTGGTCCCGCAGTACTGTTCACAACAGCTCCCTTCGGCGACCACGGTATCGGCCGGAGTCCGGTTACGGGGCGAGCGCCTGGATCAGCGAGTCCTGCATCCAGGTGAGCCAGTGGTAGACCTCCAGGCTCGGGCCGCGCGGGTCGTCATCCGGGAAATGCTCGGGCGTGTCGGCGTCGATGTCGAGGGCAGTGCCCAGCGCCAGCCGGACGTCGTTGAGCGCGGTGAGCCAGGCGTCGGCCTGCTCCGGGTTGATGACGATGCGGCCGCCGTGCGGCGGCAGGGTGTCCAGGATCACCCGGCCGGCCGCCACCTTGGACTCGATGATCTCCGGCTCGTGCAGGCTGCGCAGGGCGCTGTTGAGGTCGGCGCGCTCGGCGTCGGGGGAACCGGGTTCGGGCCGGTGGAAATCGGGCAGCAGCCGGGCGAGTCGCGGGTCGGCCGGCGGGGTGGAGTTGCCCAGCTGTAACCCGGTCAGGGCCGCCAGCTCGTCCTCGGGCGCCGAACCGGCCCGGTCGGTCAGCAATCCGGTCACCGCTCCGACCAGGGAACGCAGCACGTCCGCCTCGTGGGCGTCCATTTCCGAACGCAGCTTCAGCCCGCCCAGGGAGTTCTTTCTGCTCCACTTCCGCACGGGATCACCGTAGTCGCCTTGTTCAGTCGTCACGTTGCATGGTGGCCCACAGCCCGGCGGCGTGTAGCCGTTGGACGTCGTGCTCCATCTTGTCGCGCGAGCCGGCGGACACCACGGCCTTGCCGTCGTTGTGAACCTTCAGCATCAGCTCGGTTGCCTTACCTTTGCTGTAGCCGAAGAGCTTCTGGAAAATGTAGGTCACGTAGTGCATGAGGTTGACCGGATCGTCCCACACGACTGTGACCCACGGCCGATCCTCTGCTTCCAGAATCTCGGTGTATTCAACGGCCTCCGGTGTCGCCTGTGTCGCCGACAGTGTCGCGCCGACGCCCGCCGTACCGGCAGTCATCTCGACAACGTCTTGTTCACACAGACCCATAACAACCAGGGTACGACTCGACGCTGACGAAACAACAGCCGTGTCTGACTGCCCTCCGCTTCGCTCCGGGCGGGTTCGGGTCTGTCGAATGGTCGCTGAGCAGCGTCTGCGCTCTAAAGTGGGCCGGGTGATGATCGCTGACGGACTGACCAGTACGGCCTTGCTGACCGACCAGTACGAACTCACCATGCTGGCCGCGGCGCTGGCCGACGATTCGGCACAGCGGCAGTGCACGTTCGAAGCGTTCGCCCGCAGGTTGCCCAATGGTCGCCGATACGGCGTTGTCGCGGGGACCGAGCGTTTGCTGGCGGCGCTGAACGAATTCCGTTTCGGCGAGCCCGAACTCGCGGTGGCCGCGAAATTCCTCGACGACCGCACCCTGAACTGGTTGCGCGACTACCGCTTCGGCGGCCGGATCGACGGGTACCGCGAAGGCGAGCTCTACTTCCCCGGCTCCCCCATCCTCACCGTGCGCGGCACCTTCGCCGAATGCGTCCTGCTGGAAACCCTCATCCTGTCCATCTACAACCACGACAGCGCCATCGCCGCCGCGGCTGCCCGCATGGTGAGCGCCGCCGGCGGTCGCCGCATGATCGAAATGGGTTCCCGCCGCACCCACGAACTCGCCGCCCCCGCCAGCGCCCGCGCCGCCTACCTGGCCGGCTTCGACGCCACCTCCAACCTGGAAGCGGCCCGCAGCTTCGGGGTGCCCAGCGCCGGCACCAGCGCACACGCCTTCACCCTGCTGCACAGCGGCAGCGACGGCGCGCACGAGGCGGCGGCCTTCCGCAGCCAGGTCGAGGCCCTCGGCGTGGGCACCACGCTGCTGGTCGACACCTTCGACATCACCCGCGGCGTGGCCACCGCCATCGAGGTGGCCGGGCCCGAATTGGGCGGGGTGCGCATCGATTCCGGTGACCTGGGCGTGCTGGCCCGGCAGGTGCGCGAGCAGCTCGACGCCCTGGGCGCGGTCCGCACCCGCATCGTGGTGTCCGGTGACCTGGACGAATACGCCATCGCCTCCCTGCGCGCCGAACCCGTCGACGTGTACGGCGTCGGCACCTCGCTGGTCACCGGCTCCGGCGCGCCGACCGCGGGCATGGTCTACAAGCTGGTCGAGGTGGAGGGCGTGCCGGTGGCGAAACGCAGCTCCCACAAGGAGTCTCGCGGCGGCACCAAGAGCGCCGTGCGGCTCTCCCGCAGCACCGGCACCGTGGTCGAGGAAATCGTCTACCCGGCTGCCGCGGACCGCCCCGAGTCCGACCGCTTCGAAGTCCGCGACCTCCAGGTCCCGCTGGTCCGCGACGGCAAGGCGCTGGACGATCAGCCGACCCTGGCGCAGAGCCGGGAGCTGGTGGCGAAGGGCCTGATCAGTCTTCCGTGGGAGGGTCTGAAGCTGTCGGCGGGCGAACCGGCGATTCCGACGACCTTCCAGGGCTGACCCGCCGTCTGCGCTGGATGTCGAGCAGCACCGCGATGGCCACCGCCGCCGCGACCGCGAACGGCGCCGAGTGCACCGCCGGATACAGCACCCCGTGCGCGCGCACCGTGCCATCGACCAGCCCCAGCCCGACCGAGGCGAGCACGAAATAGCAGAACAGCAGCACCGCGGTGACAACAGCGCGTCTCATAGGATTTCCCCGACTCGACCCGGACCGCGTGGACCGGCC from Nocardia tengchongensis includes:
- the clpS gene encoding ATP-dependent Clp protease adapter ClpS; the encoded protein is MTAGTAGVGATLSATQATPEAVEYTEILEAEDRPWVTVVWDDPVNLMHYVTYIFQKLFGYSKGKATELMLKVHNDGKAVVSAGSRDKMEHDVQRLHAAGLWATMQRDD
- a CDS encoding nicotinate phosphoribosyltransferase, which produces MIADGLTSTALLTDQYELTMLAAALADDSAQRQCTFEAFARRLPNGRRYGVVAGTERLLAALNEFRFGEPELAVAAKFLDDRTLNWLRDYRFGGRIDGYREGELYFPGSPILTVRGTFAECVLLETLILSIYNHDSAIAAAAARMVSAAGGRRMIEMGSRRTHELAAPASARAAYLAGFDATSNLEAARSFGVPSAGTSAHAFTLLHSGSDGAHEAAAFRSQVEALGVGTTLLVDTFDITRGVATAIEVAGPELGGVRIDSGDLGVLARQVREQLDALGAVRTRIVVSGDLDEYAIASLRAEPVDVYGVGTSLVTGSGAPTAGMVYKLVEVEGVPVAKRSSHKESRGGTKSAVRLSRSTGTVVEEIVYPAAADRPESDRFEVRDLQVPLVRDGKALDDQPTLAQSRELVAKGLISLPWEGLKLSAGEPAIPTTFQG
- a CDS encoding DUF2017 domain-containing protein, yielding MRKWSRKNSLGGLKLRSEMDAHEADVLRSLVGAVTGLLTDRAGSAPEDELAALTGLQLGNSTPPADPRLARLLPDFHRPEPGSPDAERADLNSALRSLHEPEIIESKVAAGRVILDTLPPHGGRIVINPEQADAWLTALNDVRLALGTALDIDADTPEHFPDDDPRGPSLEVYHWLTWMQDSLIQALAP